AGGCCTacatcaaggagctcgagTCGAACCCTCTGCGCACCAAGATGCTCACTGCCGGTACCCTCGCCGGAGCTCAGGAATTCCTCGCCTCGTGGCTGGCCAAGGACCGCAACAAGCATGGCAACTACTTCACCTCGCGCGTGCCCAAGATGGCCGCGTACGGTGCCTTGGTCAGCGCTCCCCTGGGCCACTTTCTCATCTGGCTCctccagaagctcttcaAGGGTCGCGTTAGTCTCCGGGCCAAGATCATCCAGATCGTGGTCAGCAACCTGGTGGTATGTGCTCAACCAATCTAATAAGCGAATTGCTTGCTCTACTCCCTCATGACATCATTCATGCTAACTCGTTCATGCTTAGATTGCGCCTATCCAGAACAGCATCTACCTGGTCGCCATGGCTCTCATTGCCGGCGCTCGTACGTTCCACCAGGTTCGCGCCACCGTCAAGGTTGGCTTCTGGAGAGTCATGCGCATCTCGTGGCTCACCTCCCCCATCTGCCTGGCCTTTGCCCAGCAGTTCCTCCCTGACGAGCTCTGGgttcccttcttcaacttggtCTCCTTTGTCATTGGCACTTACATCAACACCctcaccaagaagaagcgtcTCGCCGCCCTGCGCAAGAAGCACTACGGTGACAGCCGCGAGACTCGCCCTCCTTACGGCGACAGCCGTGACAACCGTCCTCCTTATGGCGATAGCCGTGACAACCGCCCACCCTACGGTGACAGCCGTGATAACCGACCTCCCCAGATGGGTCGCCCCGGTCCCGAGGATTATCCCCCTCCTCCTACCAACATTGGCGGACACAACCCCCAATACTAAAGACAACTGGGACCTAAAGGCCTACAATGATACCCTGGCGGCGGAACATGCGCTGGAGTACTCTCCCCTTCTAAGGCAGCCAGgtaattttaaaaaaacaaccaTAATCTGAAGTGTGGCGGAAGATGTTAAGCCATTTGTTCCCTCGCGTAATAATTGGCAAAGGACGCGAGAGAAGGGAGCACGAATTTTTCTAAATGAGAAAAATTGCCAGTGAGAGCTTTTGTTTTCGTCTCGACGACATgatttttgtctttggagGCTCCATGTGTCAAAATGAactgctcctcttcttctccgaggAGAGATATGATGCAATGAATGGGAGGTATTTGAGTTGGAAAGGTGGCTTTTGGGGGGGAGGGCAACGCGATGTTTGTTAGTAATGACTTGGTTAGATGCTCCCTGTATAAATGTTTGATTTTTTGACgttttttgtctctttttttttttggtccgCACATGTATTTGTcctctttgttcttcttttccctgTTAATGTCGTGTATCAAGGTAGATAGAGTCCGTCTGGGCGTGCCGTCTATATACTTTGACGTAAATTGAGGTTGTTGTAATGTTCTTGAGTCGTGTATTTGGCGTGACGATGTGACGATGTGCAGACTGAGTTGTTATTGACTTCCAGCATGCAGATTCATGTCTTTTCCATGATAGACACAGAGATTCCTGAATCATAATGGCGTGGTTGGTTCGTCTTTAAGGTGACCAACTCTCATGCCCCTTAAGCTAGTCATCGACTCGACTGGTTCGACTCAGGAACATTGTGGTTCAGCGGCTGTTTGCACATCGTCTCTTGGGAGTTTGAGTAGTCATATCCTGGAGATTAACCCCTTTACCAGCCTCCTCAGACACCCGCCTCGCCGTCCGTACCGGCATCAGCCATGACACCAGGGCTCCAGTACTCCCACTCGCCCTTGGTCTGCTTGTCCACCCACAGCATCCCACCGGCCATCAGATCGTCGATAACCGTTTTGCATCTGGCTTCGTCCCAGCCGAGGTTGTCCCGCAACATGCCCACGCTCACGTACCCCAAGACCTGCGCTGCCTCCACGACAGCAGCCTGGTCGGTGCTCAGCTCACGCGGCACGCTACGCACGTACTCCTTGCGGCCGACAGTAACAACAGCATAACTACCAAGAGGCTTGAGCGTCTCGACAGCGCGACGCACGTCGTCGTCACTGATCGAATCCGCGCCCTCCATACGACCCTTGGACACGCGCTCACGCAGCTCCGAAAGACCAATCAAACCCCCATTCTCGGCTCGCGTCGCACCGCAAACCTCTACAATGCGCACCGCCAGCTCAAAGTAAAAGTCATTAACCGTCTTTCCTAGGAGCTGCGCCCAGACGGAGTTCCCGGAGCCGCTGCTGTGGTTGTTTGACGAGGCGAGGGGGTCGACGCCGATGGCGGAGCACATGCGTGCGAATTGGGCGCGGAACGAGGGGTCGGAGCGTATGTCCTTTGCGTGGGTCTGGGCGaactgctggaggagggagCGGAAGACGGCGAGCTGGGTCTCGAGGGCTTGGGCGTTTGTTGCGCGGAGGGAGGAGCCGTGGGAGGCGAATTGGCGGGAGGTGATGCGGGAGCGGTCGAAGGCGGCGATGCCGACGCCTTTGCGGGacatggtggtgatggtgatggacgGTGGATgatagtgatgatgatgacgttgatGGAGGGAGTTGTAGGTAGTTAGAtggagggagatggaggaggagtttgAAAGATAAGAGTAAACGgtgaaggaagaaggagaagaggaataaGTATAAAGATGGAAGAGTGATGATAAAAGGTTataaagaggagagagagaaagggtgAGGCTCaagttgaggttgagttTCAATAGGGAGGTTCCGATTTGGAGGGGCGGCAGTCAGCGGggctgccaaggcggcgAGGGTGCCGAGAGAGCTgaaggtacaggtacctacaTACATGCACCACTAACGGGGGGTGCTATAAATTGCACAGCATAACTAACAGCTTAGATGGGAGTTTCAGTAATGAATGATTGATGAATTGGATAAGATATTCAAGTGGGATTTTGTGTTTGGGTAAATGAAGTGATGGAGTTGTGCACAGGTGAGTTCCTGTTGCTTGAAGCAAATTGTATAAACGGCTATATTAGTGTACTTAAGCTTTAGTGATTATACTGTGGCGTGGCATAACTTTGATCTTGAAAGCATCACAACAGGACATGAGAGATGCAGCCATTTAGCAATACTTGAACACAGTGATAGCCACATGTGAAATGATAGATTTTACCTTATTTATACCAGAGCTAGATGTATCATGCTCACCTTGTTGGTTTAAACCCAACCACATCCTCAGATATGCAGGGTAGCCACTCTCCTCATGTCAATGCATCATCAAACTCAACAGCACAACCATCATAAGCAAAATCGTCAAATTGGATTCTACAAGGCTTTCGCGCCCCtaatgaaaaaaaaaaaaaaaaaaggcattgTTACCAGCCATTCCCATCCCTATCCAttgttctcttcatcccgTAATGACCGTCATATTAACCCTCTATCCCAGCGTCCATCATGGAAATTtcaaaaaataaaaaagtcGTAAAAGCCCACTCCCTGGGCGGCCAAGTTTCCGTTTCTTTTCAATAAACGGAGTCTAGTTTCTATCCtcaagcaaaacaacaaaTTGTGACATGTTTGACGTGTCAGATGagtcttctttttcccttccttACTGTGTGGCGCATTGTGTCTGGCCTtcgccctcgtcgtcgtcttcccaTTCGTTGCCGAATCGAGGATCGCCTTGATCAGCACCCATCTACGTTTCCAAGTTAGCTTCTCTCATGTTATAGCAATTGTGGGGTATAGTGTATGCTCACCTCTTCAATGTCAGCGCCGTCTTCATATTCGACCTCGTcaatctcctcagcctccacAGCTggcagtggtggtggcagcatCTTCGCCAATGCCTCATAGGCAGACTCATCCTTCAGCCAGTCGTCCTCGGGGAACTCGACCTTGACCAGGAGATACAAGTCTCCCCTGGCGTCGCCCCTCTTCATGGGCATACCCTCTCCAGGGATCTTGATGCAGTCCACTGGCTTCAGAACCTTGCCCCGCGGTCGGTTGAGCTGGATACCCCGGCCGTCGAGGTGTTTCAGCACTACGCGGTTGAATCCGATGAGGGCCTCGCTCAGGGAAACAGTCAACTCTGCGGAAAGATCATTTCCGAGTCGAGAAAAGACGTCGTGGGGTTCCTCGATAAGGGTGAAGACAATATCTCCGGGTATCTGGTCTGGATACTGAtctgcctctccctccagAACGATGCGCTCGCCCTGCATAGATCCCCGGGGAATGTAAATCTCCagtgccttcttctcctgtgTGGTTCGCTTGCCCTTGCACTTCTTGCACctgtccttctccttgtaCACCTTGCCGGAGCCCGTGCAGTGATCGCACAGGACAGTCTCGCGGCGCATCATGCCGGGGCCAATCTGTCGAATGGCCTCGACCATGCCGTGGCCCTTGCAGCGCTCGCAGGAAGTGGgcttcgccttctccttgcctCCAGAGCCCTTGCAGACACTGCAGACAACCTGCTTGTTGGCAGAAAACTTGACAGTCTTGCCCTTGTATAATTCCTCGAGCGTGACCTTGTATTCCTGCTCCTCGTCGGGTCCCTTTCGGGGTCTCATAGGGCCGCCAGGACCGCCGGGGCCACCGGGGCCGCCCATGTTGAATCCGAACATCTGGGACAGGATATCGTTGAGATCGACCTCCGGGCCGCCGGGGCCTCCCCGTGAGCCGTCAAAGGCAGCCATGCCATGGGTGTCGTAGAGGTGGCGCTTATCTTCATCGCTGAGGATCTCGTAGGCTCGGCTGGCTTCCTTGAACTTGACCTCGGACTCTTCGCGCTGCTCCTCGGGTACTTTGTCTGGGTGGTATCTCAGTGCAGCCTATTCAGATTAGCTTGGAACGAAGCGAATAGGATTCGGAGTCGGTGTTGCGGTACCTTGCGATAGGCCTTCTTGATCTGATCGGGCGTTGCACCTCTGTCGATTTCGAGGATCTCTGGAAATGGAGAGGTTAGATAAGACAAGaacaggaagaggaggaaagacAGAAGATGTGTCCAAACGCTCAAACATACCATAGAGATCAATTTCCGCTTCGGAAGCCATACTGACGGCTAGTTGTTGGTTTGCTAGAGAAAATGCAGATTTTCAAGACGATGGCAGAGTGGAATCCAGAAAATCTTTTGGCGTGGCGCGGGGTCGATGCTGGAGCCTGCAAACGTACGAAGtccagctgctgccttgCCAATCAAAGACTGTATGCAAGGCTGATGAATGAAAGAAAACaccaagggaaaaaaaaggtgatGAAATCTCCGTTTGGCCGTATCGGAGTTGGAAATTGGACAAACAAATGGGAGGGCAGCTAAATTACATTACTCACAAAAAGATTTGCCGGCTCTTTGCATCTGCCGCCAAACGCAGCGCCACGGCTTTGGCAGTGACTTGCGGGACGTGGATCAGGTACCCCGAATTTGCTTGGTCACGCATAGCTCGGGGCTTGTATCACACAAGTACAGGCATAATTTATGGTGGAAGTCTTAATCCTGTATAATGGAGGCCTCTAGAGCGGTTGATTCAATTACGAGGCCACAGCATCACCTAAATTTACAGTTTTCATCACACTCTTCCTCTCTGAATGTCTTATAATTGATAGTACCTTATACTTCGCCCCGCGATAGACGGCTGTCCTTGTCTTTATCGTTGTCTATCAGCCTTATCAACAATATCCACATCTAGCCGAACCTGGCGCCACATGTGGCGTTGCAACAAAAAATACGCCTCACATATCAAAGTAAACGCATGATGCCTCTCATTCATTATCCACACAAGATATGATGAATGAGGCCATACACGATTGTGGCTTTTTATCATGTCCTCATCCGTCCTTCGGCTGAGCTTACAGAGATTGGGCAGCCGTTCAATATGTGAATCACGGATAGCCACTTCCAATCACCAGCTGAGCCGAAGTTTTGGCACATCTGCCGCTCTTCGTTGTGACAGACAAAATCTCTCTGTCCAATACACCACCAATTCAAAACACCCAGGGGAAGAGAACAGATGTCAATCTCAAAAACGAACCTATAGCTCAGGATTGAAAGGTCTACGGAGCAAGAATAAGAAACACAATGacgcagcttctcttccatcagATTCACCCACAATTCTAGGCCAAAGCGCCGACCTCCCGATCCGCGCCCGATTTGCTCCGTCACCAACGGGATACCTGCATCTAGGGTCTCTGAGAACAGCGCTTTTTTGTAAGCTAGCTGTGCTTGCTTCCAATGAAGGAGCTTTCATCCTCCGTATTGAAGATACCGATCAGGTACGGAGAGGCCACTCTTAGTGAAAAGGGACAAGTGCTAAACAGGGCCATATAGAACCGTCTGGTAAAAGATGCCGAGGAGCGATTAATGAAGGACCTTAAATGGGCGGGGCTATCATGGGATGAAGGGCCAGACTGTGGTGGACCATATGGTCCATATAGACAAGTAAGTTGACATAGCTCTCAGACACGCTGTTCCATCTAACAGAGTCCAGTCTGAG
This genomic interval from Trichoderma breve strain T069 chromosome 7 map unlocalized scaffold00008, whole genome shotgun sequence contains the following:
- a CDS encoding mpv17 / PMP22 family domain-containing protein, yielding MSVKFERDTIQTLQDATSNALQPFQSVTADNGPIVQRSIKTVTEKTVDAAAQQAAERAAALAEGPGPIRRAFEGAAPLPGTSGKHPLAETLGTALTGGKAMAGTKGYLAAYIKELESNPLRTKMLTAGTLAGAQEFLASWLAKDRNKHGNYFTSRVPKMAAYGALVSAPLGHFLIWLLQKLFKGRVSLRAKIIQIVVSNLVIAPIQNSIYLVAMALIAGARTFHQVRATVKVGFWRVMRISWLTSPICLAFAQQFLPDELWVPFFNLVSFVIGTYINTLTKKKRLAALRKKHYGDSRETRPPYGDSRDNRPPYGDSRDNRPPYGDSRDNRPPQMGRPGPEDYPPPPTNIGGHNPQY
- a CDS encoding EAP30/Vps36 family domain-containing protein — encoded protein: MSRKGVGIAAFDRSRITSRQFASHGSSLRATNAQALETQLAVFRSLLQQFAQTHAKDIRSDPSFRAQFARMCSAIGVDPLASSNNHSSGSGNSVWAQLLGKTVNDFYFELAVRIVEVCGATRAENGGLIGLSELRERVSKGRMEGADSISDDDVRRAVETLKPLGSYAVVTVGRKEYVRSVPRELSTDQAAVVEAAQVLGYVSVGMLRDNLGWDEARCKTVIDDLMAGGMLWVDKQTKGEWEYWSPGVMADAGTDGEAGV
- a CDS encoding dnaJ domain-containing protein gives rise to the protein MASEAEIDLYEILEIDRGATPDQIKKAYRKAALRYHPDKVPEEQREESEVKFKEASRAYEILSDEDKRHLYDTHGMAAFDGSRGGPGGPEVDLNDILSQMFGFNMGGPGGPGGPGGPMRPRKGPDEEQEYKVTLEELYKGKTVKFSANKQVVCSVCKGSGGKEKAKPTSCERCKGHGMVEAIRQIGPGMMRRETVLCDHCTGSGKVYKEKDRCKKCKGKRTTQEKKALEIYIPRGSMQGERIVLEGEADQYPDQIPGDIVFTLIEEPHDVFSRLGNDLSAELTVSLSEALIGFNRVVLKHLDGRGIQLNRPRGKVLKPVDCIKIPGEGMPMKRGDARGDLYLLVKVEFPEDDWLKDESAYEALAKMLPPPLPAVEAEEIDEVEYEDGADIEEMGADQGDPRFGNEWEDDDEGEGQTQCATQ